The segment TCAAACTAGAAGCGTTCTTATGGTCTACGTTCCACTTTTGCAAGAAAGTTGAGTTCTACTTACCAGCAAAGGTCTGCTGATCCATGATCTCCTCGTAAAGTATACTCAGTACCATTAGAACCAGTTATAACAAATTCTTCAGGCTGCCCAAACGGGATTGTTACCTAGAGAGGTACCagaatcaatattttaatattagtcCCAGACGGcgatttattttattatgagAAGAAAAGACAGAGACAAATAAGGCAGAAGGTCTTACAGAAGTTGAAGATGAGAACTTTTCTGCAACCATGATATCGTTACTACACTTGATACTGTAACCTTCTCTCTTAATAGATAACATAGCTTCTTCCCATATATTCAAGAAACCAGTCTGTTCAAAGCCGCATGCATATGAAGTATTAATCCAAAAAAGGTCAAAGAATACATATATCCCAAACATAGGAGTTGGAATAGAAAATGTTAATACCGAAACAGAAACTTTGTATGAAGCATGACCACTATGAAGAGTCTTCTCTATATGGCTCTGCATCTCTGGATCTGTGAAAATATAAAAGAGGGTTACTGCTACCTATATGTACTCCAAGCACGTCTCAGATTTAAGGGAACCACTTATGGATAAACTTACGGCAAGCTATCTTCCGATTTTCATTGGCAAAGACCTTGACAAGCTGCCCCTGAAATCAGAATGTAAAGCAAATGATTAATGCAAACCACatgaaaaatttaaactaaGTCTGCAGGCTACAATACTGTAAGAACACCAAAAGCAGTTCTCATGCTAAAAGCTAATCTTATCTTCTCACGAGCTTTTAGCATGAAGTCTATTCTGATTTTCACAGAAAagcaatgttcaagaaatcgctaGGTGGAGGTTAGACACTTTATTGAGGATTATTATTTACACGGgcgcctagaccgatttttttGAAAGCATAGaatgatgttttaaaaaatcGGTTTGAAAAGATTTTGTTCAGACCCGATTTACCCCTAGGCGCCTCATTTTTATAACAGTGCAGAAAAGAGTTActctaaaaaaagaagaatctcATTCATACAAAAAGACACTAACCTTGCGGTTCCTGTCATCCAAAGGCTGAACTTCAATAGCAAGATATAAGTCAACATCATCAGCAGTGACAAGATAGTTTGGCTGCTTTGCTCCTGCATTAATGTTCATATGTCCATATCAagttaaaagaaacaaaagagaaagataAACTTCCAGAATAAAGATATTGTCAGCAGGAGAGAAATGTACCGTCAATGTAATTCACAGATCCATCTTCTAAATGACACACCCACTGCAAATCATGAAAAGAAAGATAGATTTAGATGCAACTCAAAACAAGTAAGAAAAACATTTACCTACCTCAAAATTACAGCTTGTTGTTCCATTAATAGAGTAACCACACGCCTGAAGCTCATGTCCAGGATAAGGCTCTCCTGAAATTTGTAGGTCCTCTATAGCTGGCAACGGGTCATCATCCTCATCTGTCGAATAGTAGTTCAAAACATTGAGACAAGTGAAAGACCGTAAAATGAATTATTAATATTTCCATTATGATTAAATCCTTACCCTCATCGGATGAGGAAGACGGTTCTTCAAGAACGGGAGACAAAAGAGGAGAATTTGAGGAGCTAGGAGGATCATCAAACGCAGGCACATATGGTGAATTTTTGGTATTATCTGACTCTCCTTTTGCATCTTCCATCACTATCTTGCTGAGAGGCTCGAGAAACTGAACATGCTTAGCTGGAGTGTCCTCTACTTGCTTCCAGCCACGAGATTCATCTTCACTAGTCGTACCAGGTTGTTGCTGAGGCATCTCAAAACCTGGGAAGTGACTGGTACACATAAAAACTCATTTAATCATCTAAACTACTATTCAGTAAGCATACAACCAGGAGATCACTAAGAAGCTAGAAAATGATTATAGTCATAACAACACCTTATTTGGTCTATGAATAATCTGATTCTTTTGAGAAGTGAGATTATCATGTCTCCCAGATGGGACatgaatttataaaaactaaGCATAGGAAAAAAATCCTTTGAACAATCAACGTGCAGGAAGAGGGGGTATTAAGAATAATTAGCCAATAACAAGGAAGTTGCAGGGTCAGCACAAAGATTCAAGAGTCAAGATTAACTGccaaattaaatataatgaCTTTTCAGCTTGTTTTTATAAGTCAAGAATCATCGGTACAATCACAATGAATCAAatgacttttaattttttaaagaaaagttAAGATTTAATAACAAACAAAGAGGCAAGATGTAGCCATCACTCCTTTTCTCCCCTCATGGGTAACAAAGTCAGTCTTCCGGATTAGATCCAACTctaagaaagagaagaagctaAATGTTTTGTTTGTAGTTATTTGGATGATATAAAAGTGAATGAAGGATCCCAACCCTATGATATAGGCCTGCGGGTTCAGGTAGTTCGGTTTTTGGTTAGCTCGGTTCAATATAAATCTTACCGAATTAACCCGAAAtaaagtttggttcggtttggtttttgaaAACCCTACTTGAGTTTTTTATTTCGGTTATATTTTGTTGATATTTCGGATAAGTTCGGTtaattttggttagttcggttccgGCTTTTGGTATGGATTAGTTATAGTTTTTTGTGCTAGTAGTTTGGAGGATACTGTTTGAAATAGCAATCTATGCAGTGGAAAACTAACCCGTTCACTAGAGGCGAAAACCTTCTAGAATCATCAAACTGGAAACTACTCATAGTTGAGCTACCTGGCTCATCTTGATGCCAGCGCTTAGAATCCCACTCCATGGCTGTTTGATCATATAGAGAATCCTTCGTCTGGTGAAAACACAAGAAGTAATATAAGACTCAGTTCATTTCAAAGCTTATGATATAACAACACTGAGGGATATGAAAGTACTGAGTGGGTTAACGCTACACCAACTGGGGAATCATTTGAGTGGTTCACATCTGACTGCCAAGGTGCTAATTGATATTCTGACTCCTTTAACTTTGTCTAGTGCATAATAAAGAATTATAAAGAATCATTCATCAAAGGTCAGTGCAACCGAAAATGAAGCAGACACGGAAACAGTAAACATACCTCAGTAAGAAGGAGCTTCTCTTGTAGATGCTTAAATATAACCTGAACACAAATGTAACATATCTATAAATATTATTCACTAATGCAACGAAACACCTCAAACTAATAGGTTATTTAGAAATCAAAGATAAAAGCTAAAAgcaaaatatttacaaaagaataacaaaacaaaaatgttaaTATTCCGACAAAAGTTATGACAGAAAGACGAAAAGATAACAAGAGACATCACTTAAGATACTGGAACTGACCTTCACATTGCTAACAATAGACTGTGCATCAGAAACCTGTGGTTGTAGAGAATACTCAGATAGAAGAGGCAACAAGTATGATACAAATGTAGATTTCTCTTGCTGTGTAgcctgaaaaaaaagaaagaaagaaaggctCAGTCGCACTATGAAGTGGTCCAAAATGTTGACGACACTGAGGTGCCAGAGGCAAATCCAAATTTTGCAAATTCAATCATTCATAGTGTTCACTCTAAAGGGTACCAAAGATACAAGATGATAGTACCTGTAAGGCATATGTTAGGCGTATATTTTCTTCAATTATCTCTTGTCTGTAAGAGAGAGCTTTTGATGCAGCGACAACAAGATCTTCTTGCTGTTGATCAAATGCCTGTGTTACAAcagcccaaaaaaaaaaaatttgagctCCCAAAACAACTTCCAAATTGAAAAGATTCAGtacatgaagaaaaaaaaaggtatgtagaaaaaaaagaagaagaaggaaaagaCCAACCTGACGCATGTAGGCCATTCGCTTTTCCagaatatatttttcattgcGAGTTTGAGCTTCCTAAAAAGAAACCTACAATGTTAGTCACATGCTTtggcataaaataaaataaaataaaaagaatgcAAGGATGAACAAACGGTTAACGTAAAAGGCTATAGATCTGATCAAGTCATCTGATTAAGGACTCACCTTAACAGAACAATCAGTAAGATATCTCCTCAAGTGCAAAATTCTTTGTTCGTTTTCATGGACCTTGTGAATGAGGTCCTGGCATAGGTTTACATAGTCAGgcaaataatttttcattttacacCAAGAAAATCATAACATAGCAAGTGTGATGCAGACCTGCTTCCAAGCATTGTCCGAATCATTTACTTCTCCAACCGGCATAAACCCATGAGTAGATAAATTGAAATGTGTAACATGCGCTCCTTCCAACTGCGTTCTATCAGAAATTGAACCGTGAGAATCACACTTTGAGTTCATGGACCAGAGTGGTAGTTTGAGTTTCAGTACCTCATAAGAGAGGGACTAGCTCCTTTGACAATGCCATTAACCATATTTTGCTCAGATGGGCTTTGGAAACGATTACTCACAGTAGCTTCTTCGCCATTAGAATTCACATGGTTGTGAACAACAACCATGCCTAATGAATCGGCATCTGAAGCTTTGATCACAGTCTCTTCACGTTCAACTGGCCTGTGAGCCAAGCTAGAGACAGTAGTAGTATTTGAGTGATCTCCAGGATTAGATGTTTGGAGCAAGGATTCATCTGATTTCTAGGCAAAGATAGAgaataaaagcaaaactaaCATGTAAACCACAAGtaactaaagaaaaaaagatactCAGAGAAACACTAGTTCTTTAAACCAAAATGCTTACATATCTAGCAAGTTCAAGAGTACTTCTCTGAAGTTCAGCCTTTAAACGGCTATTCTCATCCACCTGTTTAGAGAAAGAACACTTTCTTAGATGCCTCAAAACACTCATATGACAAAACAAAAACCATATGCTAGTTGCACATGAATTCTAGATTTAGGATTGAACCGTAAACGTGCAGTGGCAAATGGTAAGGGACCACAAGAGACAAATTCTACAATCCAGATACATATTCtaagtgttctaaaaatcggccTAGTCAGCAAATCGGGTCTAAGCAAAACGAATTTTCTAAAATGACTTcttaaaaaaattggttttaaGTATTAAAAAATTCGGTTTAGACGTCCGCCTAAACAATAAGCCTCTATAAGACACCTAACCACCGTCTAGCGAATTCTTGAACATTGTTTATTCTCTCCCCAAGGTTAATAAATCAGACATGTTAATACACAAATCAATACACAAAACTCCAGCAAATGGAGTGAATGAGGGAAGTACTACTTGCCCACAAAACTGAACCAGTTCCAAACAGAGAGACACagagatagagaaagagagaccaGACCTGGTGCTTGATGGTGGTTTCAGCAGCTTCAACAGCTTTGATGACCAGCAACAAGTTATCATTTTTAAAGTCTTTCTCCAGCGAGCGAGAAGAGTCTTCAACACCCACTTGAGAAAACCTCTCGGCAAGTCTCTCCACGTGCCCGTTCTCCACCCCCTTGCTCAAAGCTAACATCTCTCAGAAACTGGACGAAAGTAGTCTACTTTCTTCTCCCCCCCTGCTCTTCTTTAATGCTCATCTGAACGCGTTTAAGCAAGGAAATTTCAAAGGAAAAGAAGGAAAATGAGAGTGTTGATAAGGACGAGATTCGTAATCACGCGGTAACGAAAAAAgccaaagaaaaaaatgaaaaagttgGATTGGAACAAGAAAGGAGGAAACTTTCCTCCTCCCCTGTTGTCGTCGTCTTCAATCAATCAAACAGTCTCTGTCTGATTTTAATTCGGAGTGTGCGCTGACCTTTGACTTTAAACATTTGtcaaaacttttctttttagtttacaaataataatattttaatgggttttgttaaataaacaattatttttttgtcagttaAATAATCAACAGAAATTGAAGGCTGAATCACAATGAGACTAACTAGCATTTAATGATCTTTTTTTGGATTTACAAAAACTCAGGTTTGTTGCCAGCACTCTGGGCTAGGGCCAGGGAAGAACATGGTGGCAATTATTGATTTTAACTTCTATTGTTTGTTAGGTACGGGTGAGTACGAAGGGATACCTTTTAGAATTTAAACTGAGAAAAGTGAAAATTAACTGTtttatataaacaaacaaagatgATTGTTCTTGTCTTTATTATTCTGCTTTACCGAAAAGAAGATGTGTTGTAGATTTTGAATTGTATGTGTACTCCATGTGCATATGTGATAATGGGATCTCTCTCGTGGGCCCATGCAATTAAGTCGTCCGTTATAATCAAACCAAACCTTCTACCATATAAAAAAACACAATAGGTTCGATGGAGAAGATGGCTGATAATGCTGTAAGTATCTTGTATTTCTATTAATAGCTGGACCATCTGAAAATAGATTATCAGCTCAAGCAACTCTTTCT is part of the Brassica rapa cultivar Chiifu-401-42 chromosome A09, CAAS_Brap_v3.01, whole genome shotgun sequence genome and harbors:
- the LOC103865504 gene encoding uncharacterized protein LOC103865504 isoform X2; translated protein: MLALSKGVENGHVERLAERFSQVGVEDSSRSLEKDFKNDNLLLVIKAVEAAETTIKHQVDENSRLKAELQRSTLELARYKSDESLLQTSNPGDHSNTTTVSSLAHRPVEREETVIKASDADSLGMVVVHNHVNSNGEEATVSNRFQSPSEQNMVNGIVKGASPSLMRTQLEGAHVTHFNLSTHGFMPVGEVNDSDNAWKQDLIHKVHENEQRILHLRRYLTDCSVKEAQTRNEKYILEKRMAYMRQAFDQQQEDLVVAASKALSYRQEIIEENIRLTYALQATQQEKSTFVSYLLPLLSEYSLQPQVSDAQSIVSNVKVIFKHLQEKLLLTETKLKESEYQLAPWQSDVNHSNDSPVGVALTHSTKDSLYDQTAMEWDSKRWHQDEPGSSTMSSFQFDDSRRFSPLVNGHFPGFEMPQQQPGTTSEDESRGWKQVEDTPAKHVQFLEPLSKIVMEDAKGESDNTKNSPYVPAFDDPPSSSNSPLLSPVLEEPSSSSDEDEDDDPLPAIEDLQISGEPYPGHELQACGYSINGTTSCNFEWVCHLEDGSVNYIDGAKQPNYLVTADDVDLYLAIEVQPLDDRNRKGQLVKVFANENRKIACHPEMQSHIEKTLHSGHASYKVSVSTGFLNIWEEAMLSIKREGYSIKCSNDIMVAEKFSSSTSVTIPFGQPEEFVITGSNGTEYTLRGDHGSADLCCSRDAIVLTLRLFTMRALQRKKGKKKGFLFNK
- the LOC103865504 gene encoding uncharacterized protein LOC103865504 isoform X1; translation: MLALSKGVENGHVERLAERFSQVGVEDSSRSLEKDFKNDNLLLVIKAVEAAETTIKHQVDENSRLKAELQRSTLELARYKSDESLLQTSNPGDHSNTTTVSSLAHRPVEREETVIKASDADSLGMVVVHNHVNSNGEEATVSNRFQSPSEQNMVNGIVKGASPSLMRTQLEGAHVTHFNLSTHGFMPVGEVNDSDNAWKQDLIHKVHENEQRILHLRRYLTDCSVKEAQTRNEKYILEKRMAYMRQAFDQQQEDLVVAASKALSYRQEIIEENIRLTYALQATQQEKSTFVSYLLPLLSEYSLQPQVSDAQSIVSNVKVIFKHLQEKLLLTETKLKESEYQLAPWQSDVNHSNDSPVGVALTHSTKDSLYDQTAMEWDSKRWHQDEPGSSTMSSFQFDDSRRFSPLVNGHFPGFEMPQQQPGTTSEDESRGWKQVEDTPAKHVQFLEPLSKIVMEDAKGESDNTKNSPYVPAFDDPPSSSNSPLLSPVLEEPSSSSDEDEDDDPLPAIEDLQISGEPYPGHELQACGYSINGTTSCNFEWVCHLEDGSVNYIDGAKQPNYLVTADDVDLYLAIEVQPLDDRNRKGQLVKVFANENRKIACHPEMQSHIEKTLHSGHASYKVSVSVLTFSIPTPMFGIYVFFDLFWINTSYACGFEQTGFLNIWEEAMLSIKREGYSIKCSNDIMVAEKFSSSTSVTIPFGQPEEFVITGSNGTEYTLRGDHGSADLCCSRDAIVLTLRLFTMRALQRKKGKKKGFLFNK
- the LOC103865504 gene encoding uncharacterized protein LOC103865504 isoform X3, coding for MVVVHNHVNSNGEEATVSNRFQSPSEQNMVNGIVKGASPSLMRTQLEGAHVTHFNLSTHGFMPVGEVNDSDNAWKQDLIHKVHENEQRILHLRRYLTDCSVKEAQTRNEKYILEKRMAYMRQAFDQQQEDLVVAASKALSYRQEIIEENIRLTYALQATQQEKSTFVSYLLPLLSEYSLQPQVSDAQSIVSNVKVIFKHLQEKLLLTETKLKESEYQLAPWQSDVNHSNDSPVGVALTHSTKDSLYDQTAMEWDSKRWHQDEPGSSTMSSFQFDDSRRFSPLVNGHFPGFEMPQQQPGTTSEDESRGWKQVEDTPAKHVQFLEPLSKIVMEDAKGESDNTKNSPYVPAFDDPPSSSNSPLLSPVLEEPSSSSDEDEDDDPLPAIEDLQISGEPYPGHELQACGYSINGTTSCNFEWVCHLEDGSVNYIDGAKQPNYLVTADDVDLYLAIEVQPLDDRNRKGQLVKVFANENRKIACHPEMQSHIEKTLHSGHASYKVSVSVLTFSIPTPMFGIYVFFDLFWINTSYACGFEQTGFLNIWEEAMLSIKREGYSIKCSNDIMVAEKFSSSTSVTIPFGQPEEFVITGSNGTEYTLRGDHGSADLCCSRDAIVLTLRLFTMRALQRKKGKKKGFLFNK